TTGCTATGATATTAGCCGATTTAAATATGGATACTCCAACAATAATGGCTGGTTTGTTACATGATGTTATTGAGGATACTGATATTACCTATGAAACCTTAGTAGAAGAATTTGGCAAAGAGGTAGCTAATTTAGTTGAGGGAGTTACTAAGCTGAAAAAGTTACAATATAAAACAAAACAGGAAAATCAAGCCGAAAACTTAAGGAAAATGGTTTTAGCTATGGCTAAGGATATAAGGGTAATAATAATAAAACTAGCTGATAGGCTTCATAATATGAGAACCTTGGAATATATGAGTGAGGAAAAGAAAAAGGAAAAAGCTTTGGAAACTTTAGAAATATATGCTCCCCTTGCCCATAGATTAGGGATATCAAGGATTAAATGGGAACTAGAAGATTTATCTTTAAGATATTTAGATCCAGAAGGTTATTATGATTTAGTTGATCGGGTGCAAAAGAGAAGAAAAGAAAGAGAAGCTTATATTAAGATGATAACCGATATTCTGGAGAAAAAATTAGATGAGGTTAACATACCTAATGAAACTAGTGGAAGGCCAAAAAGTTTTTATAGTATTTATAAGAAGATGATGTATCAGAACAAGGATTTTGAACAAATTTTTGATTTGACAGCAATTAGAATTATAGTAGATAATATAAAGGACTGCTATGGAGTTCTTGGTATAGTTCATACAATGTGGAAACCAATACCAGGAAGGTTTAAAGATTATATTGCTATGCCCAAGCCAAATATGTATCAATCTCTGCATACTACTGTAATAAGCTCTGATGGGGAAATATTCGAGGTTCAAATTAGAACTTGGGATATGCATAGAACTGCAGAATATGGTATTGCAGCTCATTGGAAATATAAAGAAGGAACTGTAAGGACTAATAATCTTGATAAAAAACTTACTTGGTTAAGACAACTACTAGAATGGCAAAAAGATATGAATGATCCAAAGGAGTTTATGGAAACTTTGAAAATTGATTTCTTTACAGATGAAGTTTTTGTCTTTACTCCAAAGGGAGATGTAATAAATTTACCTAATGGTGCTACGCCTATAGATTTTGCCTATAGAGTTCATACTGCAGTAGGCAATACCTGTGTTGGAGGTAAGGTTGATGGTAGAATTGTGCCTTTAGATTATAAACTTAAAAATGGAAATATTGTGGAGATTATTACATCTGGCAGTAGTACAGGGCCTAGTAGGGATTGGTTAAAAATTGTTAAAAGTAGTAGAGCTAAAAGTAAGATTAGACAGTGGTTTAAGAGAGAGTCTAAGGATTTAAATGTAAATAAGGGGAAAGAATTATTAGAAAAAGAAGTAAAACGTCAAGGATATAAATTAACTGAAATACTAAAAGAAGATTGGCTTAGAAATGTAGCAAATAAATTAAGTTTAGGAAGTCCTGAGGATATGTATGCTGCTCTTGGCTATGGAAGTGTGAACTTATCTCAAGTTATGCCAAAGCTAAAGGAAATTTATAATAGGCATCACGATATAAAGGAAGAAAAAGTATTTAAAGAGGAAAGGATTATTCCACCTACAAAAAGAAAACCAAGAGCAACACAAGGAGTAAGTATAAAAGGTGCTGATAATATAAAAGTAAGATTCTCTAAATGTTGTAACCCAGTTCCTGGTGATGAAATTGTAGGTTATATTACTAGAGGAAGAGGAGTATCTGTCCATAGAAAGGACTGTCCGAATGTGACTTTTTTAGATGATCAAGATAGGTTTATAGATATTGAATGGGATAATAATGAAAAAGCTTCTTATCAAGCAGAAATACAAATAAAGTCAACAGATAGGACAGGAATATTAACGGAGATAACCCAAAGAATTACTGAAGTAGATTTGGAGGTTATTGCACTAAATGCTAGAACTAATAGGGAAAAACTAGTTTTAATTAATATTACTTTAGGAATAAAAAACAGGGAACAATTAGGAGATCTTATGAGAAGAGTTAGAAAGATTAAAGGAGTTATAGACGTATATAGAGTGACTGTGTAGTAAGGAAAGGATGGAATAAATGAGGGCTGTAATTCAAAGAGTTTCTGAAGCTGATGTAAAAATAAAGGGAAATATAGTTGGTGAAATAGGAGAAGGACTTTTAGTACTTCTGGGAGTTGGTAAAGAAGATACAGAAGAAGATACTGAATACTTGACTAAAAAAATTCTTAATCTTAGAATATTTGAGGATGAAGATGGGAAAATGAACCTGTCTTTATTAGATATAAAGGGAGAATTATTAATTGTTTCCCAATTTACTTTATATGGAGATGTTAGGAAGGGTAGAAGACCAAGCTTTACAGATTCAGCATCTCCAAAGAAAGCAGAGGAAATATATGAACAATTTATAGATAAATGTAAGGCAGAAAATATTAATGTGGAAAAAGGCCAATTTGGTGCTGAAATGGATGTAAGCTTAGTAAATAATGGTCCTGTAACCATTTTATTAGATAGTAAAAAAACTTTTTAGGAGGGATACATTGGAAATAATTAAGATTCCTGTAGGAATTTATGCAGCTAATTGTTATATAGTATATTGTAAAGATACAAAAGAAGGTATAGTAATAGATCCAGGTTCCCAAGGAGCTGAAATAGGTGATAAAATAAAAGACTTAGGTTTATCCATTAAGTATATTATATTAACTCACGGTCACTGGGATCATACAGATGGGATCTTAGGATTAAAAGAAAAAATAGATGTACCTGTTTTAATCCATAAGGAAGATGAGCCATTACTCAGGGCAGGTAAAAAAGGTATATATAGTAAGGCTTCTTCTGAAGGTATTGAGGTTGCTCCAGATAAATATATAGAAGATGGAGATAAGTTAAAAGTAGGAGATATGACTATAGAAATAATCCATACTCCAGGTCATAGTCCTGGTGGAGTAAGTATAAAAATAGGGGATAGGATTTTCACTGGTGATACTTTATTCACTGGTTCTATAGGGAGAACAGATTTATACGGTGGATCTTATGAAACCTTATTATCTTCTATTAAGGAAAAACTTTTAATATATCCGGATAATACTATTGTTTATCCAGGTCATGGTGAATCTTCTACCATTGGAAGAGAAAAAGTAACTAACCCTTTTATTAAATAAGAATAGAAAACCACCTTTAGGGGCACTTTATTACTACTAATAATTTACCTAGAGGTGGTTTTGATGAAATTTAATGATAAATATAAGAAGAGCATAGATTTATATGGAATATATGATTTAATAGAATTGGGATTGGAAGACGAAGAAATTGCGAAGGATTTTGAGGTTTCACCAGAATATGTCCGAAAACTCAAAAATGAAATTAAGAAATTTGATGATGATGTTTAAGGAGTCCGTATTATGATATATATTTATGTACAAGGCCATGATTTTAGATATGGAGTTTATGAATTAGTCCGTATGTTCTTTTTTGGAGAGGAAATTATTTTTATTGAAGACTTAGACGAGTATGATAATGAAGGTATGCTTATAGAAAATTATTTACTGGAATTAGAGAATAGTTTCTCCTCTGTAACTAAGGTTTTTAAAAATGGGGAACTTTTTAATGAATGTGAAGTTAAAAGTTTAGAAAATATTAATATTGCAATAAATAATTTGAGAAAAAAGTTGAATCTTGGAGTAAAACAAAGTATTTATAAAGCATTAAATTCTTTTAAAATAGCAAAGGTACCTTGGGGAATATTAATAGGTGTAAGGCCAATAAAAGTTGTAGAAGAATTAATATATAAAGGCATAGATGATGAAAATATTTTAAACATTCTTCAAAATGAGTACAAGCTATTAGAGGAAAAAGCAAAGCTAATGTTAGAAATAGGGAATGTACAAAGAAAATATTTATATCCTATTAGTGAAGAAAAATATAGTTTATATGTAAGTATACCTTTTTGTCCTACAAGATGTGTCTATTGTTCTTTTCCTTCTAATTCTATAAAAAGAACAGAAAAATATGTAGACGAATATACAGAAAAGATAATTTATGAAATGAAAAGAGTTAAAGAAATAATGGGAAACAAGAAAATAAATACAGTATATATAGGAGGAGGGACTCCTACAGCTATACCTGTAAGAAATTTAGAAAAAATCATTGAAAATATATACTTAATTTTTGGAAAGGAAAATGTAAAAGAAATAACTGTAGAAGCGGGAAGGCCAGATACTATAAATAAAGAAATCCTTACTATGTTAAAAGCTAAAGATATTGATAGAATTAGTATAAATCCACAAACTATGAATGATGAAACTTTAAAATTAATAGGGAGAAATCATAGTTCTAAGGATATAATTGAATCCTATAAATTAGCAAGGAAAATAGGCTTTAGTAATATAAATATGGATATAATTCTTGGTCTGCCAGGTGAAGGATTGAAGGAAGTAGAATACACTTTAAAGAATATTATGGATTTAAAACCTGAAAATTTAACAATTCACACTTTAGCTGTTAAGAAAGGTTCAAAGTTTAAAAAGACTATGGATCATTATAATATTGAAGAAGAGAATATCATTGAAAATATGATAGAGCTAAGTAGAGAATATGCAGAAAAAATGGGATTAAAACCTTATTATCTATATAGGCAGAAACAAATGCTTGGAAATTATGAAAATGTAGGTTATGCTATTAAAGATATGGAGTGTATATATAATATTTTAATTATGGCGGAAAAAGAGAGTATATTAGCTGTAGGTCCAGGAGGCGTATCAAAGATATTTTCTCCAAAGGAAAATAGGATAGAAAGAGTTCCTAATGTGAAAGGTTTGAAAGAATATTTAGTAAGAATTGATGAAATGATTGAAAGAAAAAGGAAAGCTGTTGACAATTATTAGTATTTGTTTTATAATTAAAAAAACATAATTAACTATGAAAAGGAGTAGTAGTTAAATCCCTTAACTATAGAGAGTTGGTGCTGGTGGAAATCCAATGTTAATATTTAACGAAGACACCTTGGAGTTAATAGGCTGAACATAAGTAGGCTTATTCGCTATAAGCGTTATATTATAAAGTGGGTTTTTTACCTAACTAGGGTGGTACCGCGGGAAATATACCTCTCGTCCCTGATAATTTCAGAGATGAGAGGTTTTTATTATTATAAGGAGGAATATTATGGCAGAGAAAATGGGTAATTTAAGAAGAACACATATGTGTGGGGAATTAAGGGAAGTCCATATGGATGAAGATATTGTTCTTATGGGTTGGGCTCAACGTAGTAGAAATTTAGGTTCCCTTATTTTTGTAGATTTGAGAGATACAACTGGAATATCACAAATAGTATTTGATAGTAATTATTCAGAAGAAAATTTTGAAAAGGCTAAAAAAATAAGAAGTGAATATGTTTTGGCTATTAAAGGAAAGGTAAGGAAAAGAGAATCTGTTAATGAGGAAATACCTACAGGATATATAGAAGTTTTAGTAGATGAACTGAGGATATTGGATAAGGCGGAAACTCCTCCAATTTATATAAAGGATAATGATGATGTACAGGAAAGTATGAGATTAAAATATAGATATTTAGATTTAAGGAAACCTTTTATGCAGAGAAATTTGAAAACTCGTCATAAGGCCGCTAGTACTGTTAGAAGATTTCTTGATGAAAATAACTTTGTTGAGATAGAAACTCCAATGTTAACAAAGCCTACGCCAGAAGGAGCAAGAGATTATCTAGTACCAAGTAGGGTAAATCCTGGTGAGTTTTATGCACTACCTCAATCTCCTCAGCTTATGAAACAATTACTAATGGTAGCTGGTATGGATAGATATTATCAAATTGTAAAATGCTTTAGAGATGAAGATTTAAGAGCTAATAGGCAGCCAGAGTTTACTCAAATTGATATTGAAATGTCTTTTGTAGATATTGATGATATTATAGAATTAAATGAAAAGTTATTGAAAAAAATATTTAAAGAACTTAAGGGTATTGATATCCAATTACCTATTCCAAGAATGACTTACAAAGAAGCTATGGAACGTTTTGGTTCTGATAAACCGGATTTACGATTTGGCTTTGAACTTAAAGATATTACTGATATAGTAAAGGATTCTAACTTTAAAGTTTTCAGCAATACAAATAAAAATAAAGGTGAAGTAAGAGGAATAAATGTAAAGGGTTATGAGGAAAATTTCTCAAGAAAAGATATTTCTAAACTTGAAGATTTTATTAAAGATTTTGGCGCAAAAGGATTAGCGTGGATTAAGTTAACAGAAGATGGAATATCCTCTCCAATAGCTAAGTTCTTAAAAGATGAAGAGTTAAATAATATTATTGAAGAAATGGATGGGAAGACTGGGGATTTAATGTTATTTGTGGCTGATAAATCTAATGTAGTATTTGAGAGTTTAGGACATTTAAGAATAGAAGTAGCAAAACAATTAGATATTATTGATAAAAATGATTTAAAAATGGTATGGATTACTGAGTTTCCTCTATTTGAGTATAATGAGGAAGAAGGAAGATTAGTTGCAAAGCATCATCCTTTTACTCACCCAATGGATGAGGATATTAAATTATTAGAAACTGAACCAGAGAAAGTTAGAGCTAAGGCTTATGATATAGTTATAAATGGAGATGAAATAGGTGGGGGTAGTATTAGAATAAATGATCCAGAACTTCAAAACAAAATGTTTAAGGTTTTAAAATTAGAAGACGAGGAAGTACAAGATAAGTTTGGATTTTTAATTAAATCCTTTAAATATGGAGTTCCTCCCCATGGAGGAATAGCTTATGGATTTGATAGATTGATTATGTTGTTTACTAATAGTGAAAATATAAGGGATGTAATAGCTTTTCCAAAAACTCAAAGTGCAACTTGCTTGTTGACAGAGGCTCCAACAGCTATAACTGAGGAACAGTTAAATGAAGTACATTTAGAATTAGATTTAAAAGATGAATAAGAGTAAGTACTTTATGAAAGTTTGAATAAATTTAAATTTATTCAAACTTTCATAATTATTATTTTATATCTTATATATTGTAATGGAAGGAGAATATATGTGGAAGGGCCTTTTGATAGAACGGAAATGTTATTGGGTAAAGATAATATTGAAAAGCTTAGAGATAAGCATGTTGCGGTTTTTGGTATTGGTGGTGTTGGTTCCTATGCCTGTGAAGCTTTA
This region of Tissierellales bacterium genomic DNA includes:
- a CDS encoding bifunctional (p)ppGpp synthetase/guanosine-3',5'-bis(diphosphate) 3'-pyrophosphohydrolase, with translation MIDDLILKIEKYNPHVDIEQIMKAYNFSEKAHEGQLRNSGENFFIHPYNVAMILADLNMDTPTIMAGLLHDVIEDTDITYETLVEEFGKEVANLVEGVTKLKKLQYKTKQENQAENLRKMVLAMAKDIRVIIIKLADRLHNMRTLEYMSEEKKKEKALETLEIYAPLAHRLGISRIKWELEDLSLRYLDPEGYYDLVDRVQKRRKEREAYIKMITDILEKKLDEVNIPNETSGRPKSFYSIYKKMMYQNKDFEQIFDLTAIRIIVDNIKDCYGVLGIVHTMWKPIPGRFKDYIAMPKPNMYQSLHTTVISSDGEIFEVQIRTWDMHRTAEYGIAAHWKYKEGTVRTNNLDKKLTWLRQLLEWQKDMNDPKEFMETLKIDFFTDEVFVFTPKGDVINLPNGATPIDFAYRVHTAVGNTCVGGKVDGRIVPLDYKLKNGNIVEIITSGSSTGPSRDWLKIVKSSRAKSKIRQWFKRESKDLNVNKGKELLEKEVKRQGYKLTEILKEDWLRNVANKLSLGSPEDMYAALGYGSVNLSQVMPKLKEIYNRHHDIKEEKVFKEERIIPPTKRKPRATQGVSIKGADNIKVRFSKCCNPVPGDEIVGYITRGRGVSVHRKDCPNVTFLDDQDRFIDIEWDNNEKASYQAEIQIKSTDRTGILTEITQRITEVDLEVIALNARTNREKLVLINITLGIKNREQLGDLMRRVRKIKGVIDVYRVTV
- the dtd gene encoding D-aminoacyl-tRNA deacylase, yielding MRAVIQRVSEADVKIKGNIVGEIGEGLLVLLGVGKEDTEEDTEYLTKKILNLRIFEDEDGKMNLSLLDIKGELLIVSQFTLYGDVRKGRRPSFTDSASPKKAEEIYEQFIDKCKAENINVEKGQFGAEMDVSLVNNGPVTILLDSKKTF
- a CDS encoding MBL fold metallo-hydrolase: MEIIKIPVGIYAANCYIVYCKDTKEGIVIDPGSQGAEIGDKIKDLGLSIKYIILTHGHWDHTDGILGLKEKIDVPVLIHKEDEPLLRAGKKGIYSKASSEGIEVAPDKYIEDGDKLKVGDMTIEIIHTPGHSPGGVSIKIGDRIFTGDTLFTGSIGRTDLYGGSYETLLSSIKEKLLIYPDNTIVYPGHGESSTIGREKVTNPFIK
- the hemZ gene encoding coproporphyrinogen dehydrogenase HemZ, whose product is MIYIYVQGHDFRYGVYELVRMFFFGEEIIFIEDLDEYDNEGMLIENYLLELENSFSSVTKVFKNGELFNECEVKSLENINIAINNLRKKLNLGVKQSIYKALNSFKIAKVPWGILIGVRPIKVVEELIYKGIDDENILNILQNEYKLLEEKAKLMLEIGNVQRKYLYPISEEKYSLYVSIPFCPTRCVYCSFPSNSIKRTEKYVDEYTEKIIYEMKRVKEIMGNKKINTVYIGGGTPTAIPVRNLEKIIENIYLIFGKENVKEITVEAGRPDTINKEILTMLKAKDIDRISINPQTMNDETLKLIGRNHSSKDIIESYKLARKIGFSNINMDIILGLPGEGLKEVEYTLKNIMDLKPENLTIHTLAVKKGSKFKKTMDHYNIEEENIIENMIELSREYAEKMGLKPYYLYRQKQMLGNYENVGYAIKDMECIYNILIMAEKESILAVGPGGVSKIFSPKENRIERVPNVKGLKEYLVRIDEMIERKRKAVDNY
- the aspS gene encoding aspartate--tRNA ligase gives rise to the protein MAEKMGNLRRTHMCGELREVHMDEDIVLMGWAQRSRNLGSLIFVDLRDTTGISQIVFDSNYSEENFEKAKKIRSEYVLAIKGKVRKRESVNEEIPTGYIEVLVDELRILDKAETPPIYIKDNDDVQESMRLKYRYLDLRKPFMQRNLKTRHKAASTVRRFLDENNFVEIETPMLTKPTPEGARDYLVPSRVNPGEFYALPQSPQLMKQLLMVAGMDRYYQIVKCFRDEDLRANRQPEFTQIDIEMSFVDIDDIIELNEKLLKKIFKELKGIDIQLPIPRMTYKEAMERFGSDKPDLRFGFELKDITDIVKDSNFKVFSNTNKNKGEVRGINVKGYEENFSRKDISKLEDFIKDFGAKGLAWIKLTEDGISSPIAKFLKDEELNNIIEEMDGKTGDLMLFVADKSNVVFESLGHLRIEVAKQLDIIDKNDLKMVWITEFPLFEYNEEEGRLVAKHHPFTHPMDEDIKLLETEPEKVRAKAYDIVINGDEIGGGSIRINDPELQNKMFKVLKLEDEEVQDKFGFLIKSFKYGVPPHGGIAYGFDRLIMLFTNSENIRDVIAFPKTQSATCLLTEAPTAITEEQLNEVHLELDLKDE